The Bacilli bacterium region ATGACCAAGCGACGTTACCAAAGCGGCAAAGCCGAGAGACAGAATTGCCGAAAAAACAATTCCGCCCCAAAAACCTTCCCATGTCTTCTTGGGACTTATTCGTTCATTTAACTTATGTTTCCCAAAGAAAACACCGATGAAATACGCCCCGATGTCATTTGCGATTGTTCCGATAATCACATAGACAAAAAGAAATGACGATTGTATGGTGCTAGGAACCGCCAAACCCGCATTGGTAAAACTTGTCATCGGAAAGAAACGCAGAAACAAAAAGCTTTGAAAACCGATGCTAATGAAGACTATCATCGTAAATATGTAGGTGACGTCATTGATTTGGAAATTTTTGCAGCTAATTGAAAAAAGAAAAAGAACGAATAGGGTAACGGCCACTCCCATCGTGGAAATCTTTATATCATCAAAGCCACTGCTTAAAGACCAGGCGCTAAGGTCAAAAGCTCCTAATCCGTTGGCTAAATTATTCTCGATATTGTTACGCATAAAAATCCAATAGACGAAGCTGATCGTCATTACATAGATAAATATATGGGCGAACAAAGGATATTTTTCATGATTAACCGCATTGATAAATTCATGGATGGCGATAAAGAGTGCCACAAAAATCAGGCCCATATAAAACCAGCCGCCCAGAAGAAGACATGGAAGAGCAACGGCCGCAATTAAAACAGCGGTAATAATTCTGGCCGTCATTGAAGACTTGGTTTTTTGATCAAGATGATTAACGCTCATTTTTGATACCCCCGTAACGTCGATCGCGTTTGTTATAGGCTAGAATCGCCTTTTGAAAATCACCCTTTTTAAAGTCCGGCCAGAGCGTGTTTGTAAAATAAAATTCCGCATAGGCCATCTGATAGAGCATAAAGTTAGATATCCGCATTTCTCCACTTGTTCGAATTAGTAGATCGACATCCGGTAACGGATTGGTAAGCAAAGCCGCCTTAAAGTTATCTTCATTCACTTCGTCGACACTGATTTTTCCCATTTGGACATCATGGGCAATTTTTTTAACTGCCTGCACGATATCTTTTTGTCCCCCGTAATTTAAACAGATATTAAGTATCAATCCCTGGTTGTCTTTCGTCTTCGCCATTGCCTCTTTAATAACCGCCTGGGTACTTAAAGGAAGTGGCTCCGGAAATCCCGAAAAGATAATCCGAATGTCTTTCTGCATCAATTCAGGCAGACGCTTGTTAAACTCGCTCTCCAAATAGCCAAACAGAAAGTCGATCTCATCTTGCGGGCGATTCCAATTCTCGGTTGAAAACGCAAAGATAGAAAGCACTTTTACCTTATTCTCAATCGCGGCATCCGCGATGGTAAAAATGTTTTTCGCTCCAACTCGATGACCGGCTGTTCGCGGGAGTAATCTTTTTTTAGCCCATCTTCCGTTTCCGTCCATAATAATCGCGATGTGATTGGGAATACGGACGATTTCAAGCGGCTTCTTTTGTGCCATAGATTCTCCTTTGATTGAGTATATTATACATTAGACCGCATGAAGATTAAAATATACAAAAAAGGTTTTTATTCTTTTAAAAAAAAGCCACATAAAGTGACTTTTTTAAATCTTAAATCGTCATGATTTCGACTTCTTTTTCCTTAAAGACCGATTCAACTTTCTTATTTGTATCCTCGGTCACTTTTTGAATGTCGGCTTCAATTCGTTTTTTTAAATCATCGCTATATTCATCGCTTGCCTTGAGTAATTCAAGATAATCACGGCGAATATTGCGAATTGCCACTTTCGAATCTTCTGCGTACTTTTTAGCAGTCTTAACTAAGTCCTTCCGTCTCTCCTCGGTAAGCGGAGGGAAGACAAGCCGAATTTGGTTGCCATCGTTGATGGGATTGATTCCTAAATCGCTTTTGCTTATCGCCTCGACAATCGCTCGAACGTCATTACGATCGTAGGGCTTAATAAGAATTTGCCGGGGCTCCGGAATAGAAATAGAAGAGATCTGATTAACGGGGATCCGGTCTCCGTAATAATCGCATTCAATTCGATCAAGCACTGAAGAGGAAGCTCTTCCCGTGCGTAAAGTTTTAAATTGCTCCTCGAGATTGGCAATCGTCTTATCCATATTGGATTGCATTTCCAAAGCTAGTTCATCCATTATTAATATCTCCTTTGCTAATAATCGTTCCGACTTTTTCTCCGTTAACGGCCTTAACAAAGTTGCTCTCATCCGCCATATTGAAGACAATTGTGTCAATAGAGGAAGAGGCAAGCAGACTCACTGCCGTTTGATCCATAACTTTTAGTTGCTTTTTTGTCATTTCAGCATAAGTCAAATGAGAGATAAACTTGGCGTCCCTATCAGTTCTAGGATCCCCAGTATAAACACCTTCCACTCCATTTTTAGCCATTAGTATGGCCTCGGCTTCAATGTCTAAAGCTCTTAAAGCCGCGCACGAGTCGGTGGTGAAAAAGGGGTTGCCAGTACCGCCGGCAAAGATGACAACCCGACCCTTTTCCAAGTGACGAATTGCCCTTCTTTTAATATAAGGCTCGCAGACTGCCTCGACTTCAATCGCGCTTAAAACCCGCGCTTGAAGACCTATTTCTTCCAATGTGCTTTGAAGGGCCAAACAATTAATTATCGTTCCGAGCATTCCCATATAGTCAGCTGTGCCCCGCTCGATTCCAATTGCATCGGCAAGTTTACCTCGCCAAATATTTCCCGCACCGATAACCACACCAACTTGAACACCGCCCTCCGTCAACGCGGCGATAGAACGAGCCACTGACTTGAGCTTATCCGCATTCAAGATTAGTTTTTCTTCTTTGTTTGCTAACGCTTCACCGGAAAGTTTGAGAACAACGCGTTTGTACTTAGCCATAGCATCCTCCTATTTTTTAAAAAAAGAACACTCGAAAAGGAGTGTTCTCATTAATTACTTAGCAGCTTCCATGACTTCTTTTGCAAAGTCATCTTCGCGCTTCGCGATTCCTTCACCCACTTGATAACGGATGAATTGTTTGACCACGAGTCCTTTTTCCTTAAGGAATTGCCCGACCTTCTTTTCGCCATCAAGCAAGTAAACTTGTTCGCTCAGGGTCGATTCGCTAAGGAATTTAGCAACCTTGCCGCGAATGATATTCTTAAGCATATCCGGATTCTTGTCTTGAAGTTTGGGATCGTTTTTTGCCGCCTCAAGTTGAATTTCATTTTCGTGTTCAATGACATCCGCCGGAATTGACGTGCTGTCAATGTATAGAGGATTATTCGCCGCAATGTGCATCGCCAATCCTTTGGCAACTTCCTCATCGCTCTTGTTCAAAACGAGAAGGACATTAATCTTTCCATTCATGTGGGAGTAGCTTCCAAAAGCCTCACCATCTTTTAATTCAACGATGACAAACCGACGAAGGGCAAGTTTCTCGCCCATCTTGATGGTCGCATCGATAAATAACTCCTTGGTGGCTTCAGTTGCCTCTTCCACCGTTTTAAGATCCTTATCAAGGATGATACCGGCGACTTGCTCAACTAAATTTCCAAAGGCTTCGCCATTACTGACAAAGTCGGTTTCACAATTCACTTCAAGAATCACCGCGCGTCCGCATTTCTCGCAAATCTTAACGAGGGTTTTGCCTTCGGCGGCAATCCGCGCTTCTTTTTTAGCGATAGTTGTAATGCCCTTTTCCCGAAGCCAATCTTTTGCGGCATCAACATTGCCATCAGTTGCTTCAAGAGCTTTCTTACAATCCATCATTCCCGCTCCGGTTGTCTCCCGAAGCTCTTTAATTAATTTAACATCAACTCCCATTTAGAATACTCCTTTCGATTCTAAAAAATTACTCAGCTTTAGCTGTTTCTTTATTTACTTTATGTTCGGCCTTATCCGATAAAGGTTTGTCACTATGATCGGTTGATTCTTTACGAATCCGCCGCGGAGCTTGATCCTTGTCGACCACAGCTTCTTTTGACGATACGGCCTTGTCCATCGTTACTTCTTCAACTAAGTCTTCGTCCTTAGCGTAAGCAACAACGGGATTGCCACCCTTGGCTTCAACAATTGCATCCGCGGCTAATGCGAGAATAAGCCGCACACTGCGAATAGCATCGTCGTTAGCCGGAATTACATAGTCAACTTCATCCGGATCGGCGTTGGTATCCACAATCGCAAAAACCGGAATATTAAGTTTTCGAGCTTCATTGACAGCATTGTGCTCCACTTTTGGATCGATAACAAAGATCGCATTCGGCACTTTACGCATTTCTTTAATACCTTCAAGGTTCTTGGTGAGTTTTTCTTTCTCTTTCCGTAAACCCGCCGCTTCCTTCTTCGGAAGTAAATCTAAAGTTCCGTCTTCTTCTTGTTTCTCTAAATCGCGAAGATACCGAACTCGGCTTTGAATCGTTCTAAAATTTGTTAATGTTCCGCCAAGCCAACGGGCGGTGATATAGAAAGAGCCGGAGCGAAGAGCCTCTTCACGGACGGCATCCTGATATTGTTTGCGAGTGCCAACGAATAAGACTTTTCCGCCAGCGAGAACAATCTCTTTAAGCGCGGCATAAGCTTCCTCAATTTTGGTAACCGTTTGGGTTAGGTCAATGATATGAACACCACTGCGTGACCCATAGATATACTTTGACATCTTTGGATTCCAACGCCGGGTTTGATGACCAAAATGGGAACCGGCTTCAAGCAGCCGTTTCATCGTCACCAACGGACGATTTTCATCCGGTAAAACAGATGCCATGGCATCAACTGGTTTTTCTTCTACGGCTTCGGCTAAGACTACTTCTTTCTCTTCACTCATAATGAAGACCTCCTGTTTGTTTTAACTTCCATTGCTTCGAACATACCCCCCTCAAGGAAACAATTTTCCGAGGACCTGGAGTATGAATCTACAATGTGTCATAGTCTCTCTTATAGAGAGCCGGAATAATCTTATCATAGTAGCCCCACTTGCGCAAGAAAAAATGCTCAGCCATAAAATTGGTTAAAGAAAGCAATAATGATTATTTTTCCTCTTTTTTCCCTTTAAAATCGACTATCTCTTCTGCTCGGTTTAATCGCGCGCGCGGATGAGAGGCAAAATACTCTCTTTGCATGGCCTGCGAAGAAACATGCATATATACCTGAGTGGTGGAAATAGAGGCATGTCCGAGCAGTTCCTGAATGAGGCGAAGGTCAGCCCCCTTGTCTAATAGTTGCGTGGCAAAGGTATGCCGCAGCAGATGCGGATGCAGGTGAATAAAGAGTCCGGTCTTTTTTTGTATTTCGTCGAGAATATATTCGACTCCCCGAGGAGTTAATTTTCTTCCGGTAGCCGAAAGAAAAACTACCGTGCTGTTTCTGGCATCTCTATTTTTTCCGATTAAAATGGGGCGCAACTCATCGCGGTATCGAACTAATGATTCTTTTGCCTCCACCGAAAACGGAACGATACGGTCTTTATTTCCCTTGCCCCTTATTCGCATAACTCGCTGGTTGATATCCACCCAAAGGAAATCAAGATTGGTCAGTTCCGAAACGCGGAGACCGCTGTCGAGAAGAAAATATAGAAGCGTTTGGTCGCGGATCATCAATTGGTCTTTACGCTTATAGTTTGTATCCAGCAGTAGTTGAGCGTTCGCCTGATCAAGGACTTCAGGATAGCGTTTTTCCGCCTTAGGTGAATTCACCAGCGAAAAAGGATTTATCTCAACTATTTTTTTGCTTTCTAAGAAATCATAGTAACTCCTTAAAGCGGAAAGACGCCGTTTAATTGTTCTTCGGCTCAATCCCTTGGTTAACTGGGTAACGAGGTATTGACGAATGTCTTCAATGGTTACTTTTTGGTCTTCAACTCCAACATTCAGCAAAAAGCCATAAAAATCCTGGCAGTCCAATTGATATGAGCTTATCGTTCGCGGCGAATAGTTACGGTTAAGCCGTAAGTAAACCAAAAAATCATTTAAGAGCGCGATCATAGAGTGCCCTTCCACTCCCGAATTGATCTTAGGGCTTCATCGATTGTTGACTGCCGATTGTTTTTGGTCGCTCCGTATATAATTCCAAAATTGGCATTCATTGGAGCAAAGTCCTTTATCGAAGCGAAGTGAAGATAATAATTGAGTGCCCCGATTACCGACTTAATCGGCGGATCGGCAATTTTTTTGTCCTCATATTTAGCCTTGGCAAATATCGCCGCTAAAATTCCCATCGCCGCACTTTCAACATAGCCCTCCACTCCGCTCAACTGACCGGCCACAAAAACATCGTCCCGAACTTTCAGCGAAAGATTGTCATTTAAAACAGCCGGGGCTTTTAAATATGAGTTTCGGTGCATAAGACCATAACGGACAAAGCGGGCGTTTGCTAAACCGGGAATCAATTTAAACACTCTTTCTTGTTCTCCATAAGTCAAATTAGTCTGAAATCCCACAAGATTATAAAGTGAGTCGACCGCATTGTCTTGTCTAAGTTGGATAACGGCATACGGGTGATCGTCCGCCGTCCTCCTTAATCCTTTGGGTTTCAACGGCCCAAAACGAATAGTATCTTCGCCACGGGAGGCCATGACTTCAATAGGCATACAGCCGGAAAAATATTGCGCATCAAAGTCATGAATCGGTGCTTTTTTAGCATTTATAAGTTCGCGGTAAAACAAGCGATACTGCTCTTCGTCCATTGCGGAATTCAGATAGCTTCCTTCATCCTGATCGTAGCGTGATTTACGATACAAAATGTCTAAATCCAACGAATCTTTTTCAACAATCGGAGCTGAAGCGTCAAAAAACGCAAGCATATCTTGTCCAATGAGCTTTTGAATGTTCTCAGCCAATTCATCGCTGGTCAAAGGACCGGAAGCAATTATCGTTATTCCGTCAGGAATGGCTTTTACTTCTTCATTGACTACTTCAATCAGCGGATGGTTGCGAATCCGGCTGTCAATATATTGCGAGAATTGATCCCGATCCACCGCCAAAGCGTTTCCGCTCGGCACTTCGCTCTTTGCGGCGGCTTCCATTGTTATCGAACCAAGAAGGCGCATTTCTTCTTTCAAAAGACCACAGGCGTTGTCCAAATGCTTGCTTTTAAGCGAATTTGAACAAACCAATTCGGCAAATTTTTCACTATGATGTGCCGGAGTCATCTTTTGCGGACGCATTTCAAAAAGACGAACTGGAATGTGGTGGTCAGCAAGATAATAGGCGGCTTCGGTGCCGGCCAGTCCAGCACCGATAATATTAATCGGTTGTTTCATAATGCTTAAATTATAGCATGAGCGAAAAAGAAAAAAGTAAGGCGAGCTTACTTTTTCTTGTTGATGTATTCCATATGTCGGCATTTGGGAAAATTCGTACATCCCAAATAGTCATTTCCATACTTGGATTTTTTTACAACTAAATGCCCATCCTCACAATCGGGACATTTCCTGACATAATCCTTTTCGGTATATACCGGGGGAACTTTGTTTTCATTTCCTTTGATGTAGTGACAAGATGGATAGCCTGAGCAACCGACAAACGGACGCCCCTTGCGATCTTTGCGCTCAACTAACGGTTTTCCGCAGATCGGGCAATTTTCACCGGTAAACTTCGGTGGATCTTTAGGCTGCGGCTTAATGTAATGGCAAGTGGGGTAATTTGAGCATCCGACAAACTCCCCGTAGCGACCCTTGCGAATTACGAGGGGACTTCCGCACTCCGGGCATAATTCACCCGTTTCCTTAGCCGCAATTTTGTCGATATTTTTGTTGGCGGCTTCGACCAGTTTTTCAAAAGGATAATAGAAATCCTTCAGCACTTCCACGCGTGATAGCGCACCATCAGCAATCTCGTCCAATTGCTTTTCCATATCGGCCGTATACTTCGCATCGATTAGATCTGGAAAATTTTCCTCCAAGGTAGAATTGGTCAGCATTCCCTGCTCTGTCGGCGTCAAAATACCGCCGGTGCCAGTGACGTATTTACGGGCTAATATAGTTTCAATGGTGGAAGCATAGGTCGATGGTCGACCGATGCCTAACTCTTCCATAAGCTTTACTAACTTTGCCTCATTATAACGGGGAGGCGCTTTCGTAAAGTTTTGCTTCGGCGTTTTCGATTTGATGGCAAAGACTTCGCCTTCACTCAAAACGGGAAGTTCCTTATCGTGGTTGGTCTCTAAGTCGCCCATAACCTTGGCATAGCCTTCAAAGAGGGTATGAACTCCCTCCAGTTTAAACTCCAATCCCCGACTGGAAAAGGTAACTACCGTGACTTCCTCTTTGCGCGGAGCCATAAGCGAAGCCATCGCCCGAGCATATATCAATCGATATAGGTTGTATTCATCTTTACTTAAGGAAGATTTAATCGACTCTGGAGTCCGATGGGTGGAGGTCGGGCGAATGGCCTCGTGAGCATCCTGCACCTGTTCGGTCTCTTTGAGAACACGATTTCTCTTTGTAAGGTTAATGTACTCCTGACCAAAGTTTTCACTGATGTAATTGCTGGCTCGATTGATAAATGAATCGCTTAAACGGGTCGAATCGGTACGCATATAGGTAATCAAGCCGACATTTTCTCCGTTTTCGACGGCAAGACCTTCATAAAGTTTTTGAGCCACAACTGTTGTTTTCTTGGTACGGAAATTAAAGCGGTTAAAAGCTTCCTGCTGAAGCGTTGAAGTTGTAAAGGGATCTTTGCTTGTTTTTACGCGTTCGTTCACTTTGATTGAACTTATTGTCAGCGAGGTTTCAAGTCGAGCGAGAATATCTTTCATTTCCTGCTCATTTTTAATTTTTACCGCCTTGCCATCAACCCGATCTAAGGTAAGGTTATATACCACACCCTTAATCTCGATATCAACATTCAAAGACCAGTATTCTTCCGGTTTAAACTCGTTTATTTCTTTCTCGTGATCGCAAATCAACTTTAGAGCCGCGCTCTGCACCCGGCCGGCAGAACGCGATCTAATTTTTTTATAAAGTAAACTTGAAAGTTTAAAACCGATTATTCGGTCCAAAACCCGCCGCGCTTCTTGGCTTGAAACTAATTTCATGTCGATAGTGCGAGGATTTTCCATTGCTTCGGAAATCGATTCCCGTGTAATTTCATGGAATTCAAGTCGTTTGGTGCTTGCAATCGGCAATTTTAAAACCGTCGCTAAATGCCAAGCAATAGCTTCCCCTTCGCGGTCTGGGTCGGTTGCCAGAATAACTTCATCCGCTTTCTTGGCGGCTTTTTCTAAAGAGCGGACGACCGCGGCTTTATCCTTATTGATAACATATCGAGCGGCAAAATCATTCTCAATGTCCACTCCAAGCCCACCTTTTCCTGAGGTGGCTAAATCTCGGATATGCCCAACGGAAGGCAAAATTTCATATTCTTCACCCAAGTAGCGTTTAAAAGTATGGCTCTTGGTTGGTGATTCCACGATTACAAGTTTCATAGTTTCTCCTATCAGCAAAAAATATAGGGCCCAAAAAGAATTCTGTCAATCAAAAAGACACCGCTGTATATCCTTTATTTATATAAATAAAAAAAATATTTTTTTATGCCAATCTTAGTAAATCTAAAACATCTTCCGCACTTTCAACTAAATATGCCCCCTCCTTAATCAGACGATTGCAGCTTGAAGAGTGGCCCGCCAAATAAGGGACACAATAGATATCCCTTCCCATCGTCAAAGCATAACTAACCGTAATCAGCGTTCCGCTTCTTTCATGGGCTTGCGTTACCAGCGTCGCCCGCGCCAAAGCGGCAACCAGTCGGTTACGCATCGGAAAATGCGTGGCGTCAGGGGCAGTCATACCGGGATATTCAGATATAATAAGATGATCTTTTTTCATAATCGAATAAATATCTATGTTACTTTTGGGGTAAGGGTTATCTATTCCGGAGCCGAGAACGGCGATTGTTTTCCCCTTGCATTTTATCGCCGTCTCGTGAGTTTGACGGTCAATTCCTTGCGCCAGTCCGCTGACGATTGTAATGCCCTTATTTACCAATTCGGCGGTAATTGTTCTAGTTATGCTAAGCCCATAATCATCTGGATGACGAGAGCCGACAATAGCTAAACACTGATTAAAATTGGCGGTTATCTGCCAATCTCCATAATAGAAAAGAACCAACGGGGGACGATTAATATTCCGAAAGAAATCTGGATAATCCTTATCTATTATCGTTATGTATGATGCCATATTGGTTGCTAGAAGCCGATTTAATTCTTTCTCGTCAATATGCTCTTTATCTTTTATCGCCTGCAGCATTCGGTTGTAATCGCCATCATATTTAATCGCCAAAAAAGCCAGCAGTTTCCTTGCGTCCATAAAACTTCCTCATTAAAGAAGATAGGCGATATAGTTTTACTCCGTCGGAAAAAGTGATAATTGTTCGTGCTTAACATCGGCTACCGGTCCATAGGAAAACCGATGAATACCGGTTATCGGCCCCCGCCTTCTCAGTCCTTCAAGATGCTCTTTTGTTCCATAACCCTTATTACGCTCAAAGCCATATCCGGGATATTTCTTAGCTAAGTCAATCATCAAATCATCCCGCGTTACCTTGGCGAGAATACTTGCCGCCGCGATGGCGCTTACCAGCGCGTCTCCATGTATAAGCGGTTCAACCCGCACGATTTGGTGGGGCAACGGCATCGCATCACTGAGCACCAAATCATAGCGATGCCTGAGTTGGGATAACGCCATTTCCATCGCTTTTTGCGAGGCCTTATAAATATTTATTCGGTCGATCTCCGGAGCATCGACGATAGCAATGCCATAGCTCAAGGCATTTTCGATAATTTCATGAAAAAGGCGTCTTCTTTTTTTATCACTGATTTTTTTTGAATCATCAATTTCCGGATTCTGATAATTTCTTGGCAATATGACCGCCGCGGCCACTACCGGCCCCGCCAAAGGCCCCCGACCCGCTTCATCCGTACCGGCAATAAACTTATATCCGGCTTGATAATACTCCCGTGCCAAATCGTTAATCATCGCTCGGCCTCTCAAGAGAAATCGCACCTAAAATTCCATTTTGGAACTCGACAACGAGCAATTTTTCCGCCCGCTCAAAATTATCTGCTCCAAGCGGTAAATATCCACGAATTTTGCTGATTGCCAGTAAAATATCACTGTAATTGGTGAGTCCGTTTAGTGCTTCCCCATATCGCCTGGTCAAATAATTAGGATATTGCGTCACCAAAGTTTTAATCGCATACTCGCACAGTTCATTCAAGGGTAAAATATCCATCGGAATTGCTTTTAATAACGCCAAATTAAGCGCCACTTGCGAATCCTCATAATTAGGCGGCAAGATTCCCGGAGTGTCGATAAGCTCAATATCTTGATCAATTTTAATATATTGCTGAGCCCTAGTAGCACCCGGTCGATTGGCTACCAAAACCTTTTTACGCCCGGCTAGCCGGTTGATAAAAGTCGATTTCCCTGAATTGGGAATTCCAATCACTAATGCTTTTATCGGTCGATTTTTCATGCCTCGTTTTTGATCCCGTTCCCTCTTATCTACGGAAATAAGATCAATTGAATGACGAATTATTTTTAAATCGTGCGCGGATGAAAGCGAGGTGGCGATTGCCATTTGCGCGGGTGTGTTTAGATGCTTAATCCACGCCTTGGTTACTGAAGCATCCGCCATATCTGCCTTATTAAGAATTAAAAGCCGCTTTTTATTTTGGGCGACTTGGCTTAAAAAGGGATTCCGTGAACTATGAGGTATCCGGGCGTCACATATCTCGATAATAATATCAACACTTTGACATTTAGCTTCGACTTCCCGCAGGGCTTTGGCCATATGGCCCGGAAACCAATGCAAATTTTTTACTCGATTGTTAACCATAATAGCGTATATCCCACGGCCAATACACTTGGCGGCCGTCGTAATTGGTTATTAAATCATTGTTAGAACCTGTGACTGTGCTTATTCGCGTTGCCCGGCCGTATACCCAAACAAGCACGCCGATTATCTCACTTTGCTCCACCGCGCCAAAACTTCGGGAATCGATGCTGACTCCGCGGTTGTCGCCCATAAGGAAAAACTCATCATCCCCTAAAGTGAAGGGAGACGAAATGGCATAATTTGCCATTGAACGATAAGTCGATGACGAAAAAGGATTATTAAAATTTTCCTCAAGACGATATGAAGTATCGCTCTTAGTCACTTCAATATAATCTGGAAGCTCGTTGTTTTCACTATCGCTGCCACCATCAAAGATTTGGATGGTTTCACCCGGTAATCCAATTACCCTTTTAATCACCGGATAGTCATCGTCAAGTCCGTTTTGGTTAATGTCGACATAAGCGATAACTATATCAAAACGGTCGATTTTAGCAATCTTATCCGCATGAGAATCCATTAATCCCAATTCGAAGTTTTCTAGATTAGGCATCATCGAAGTTCCGTCCACCCAAACAGCCGTATAATAGTTGTTAACAAAAATTGAAAGCGAAGAAAAAATAATAACGATAGTTAGCACGGAATAAAATATCGCCGAAATAACCCGACGATAGGTAGGGCGTTTAGGCGACTTTATCTTTGCTTCAATTTCTGAAGAATTAACCAGAGTTTCTTTCATAATTACTTTACAATTATATGTTAAACGAATGGATTTTGAAAGTTAATAAAAGGCCCCGGAATAAAACCGGAGCCTGTCACTTTTAAATAAAGAAGAATTTACTTTTTTTCTTTAATACGAGCGGCTTTACCACGAAGATTGCGTAAGTAAGAAATCTTATTACGACGAACCTTGCCCACTCTCACAACTTCAATCTTGCCAATTGTTGGAGAATGAAGGGAGAAGGTTCTTTCCACGCCGATGCCACTGGACATCTTGCGAACGGTAAAGGTCTCATGGACACCACCGCCACGACGTTGCATAACAACGCCTTCAAAAGCCTGTTGACGTTCTTTGCCATTTTCGATAATCCGCACATAAACTCGGACAGTATCACCCGAAGAAAAAGCGGGAAGATCTTTACGAAGTTGGCTGGCACTGATTTCATTAACTAAATTAGTGTTCATTTTTTTGCCTCCTATATATCATTTGTTTTTCTTCATGATGTTCATAAAAGAGTGACACTTCAGCGGACCATCACTAGCGCTTAATTAAACGCGTTGTAATTCTAGCAA contains the following coding sequences:
- a CDS encoding phosphatidate cytidylyltransferase yields the protein MSVNHLDQKTKSSMTARIITAVLIAAVALPCLLLGGWFYMGLIFVALFIAIHEFINAVNHEKYPLFAHIFIYVMTISFVYWIFMRNNIENNLANGLGAFDLSAWSLSSGFDDIKISTMGVAVTLFVLFLFSISCKNFQINDVTYIFTMIVFISIGFQSFLFLRFFPMTSFTNAGLAVPSTIQSSFLFVYVIIGTIANDIGAYFIGVFFGKHKLNERISPKKTWEGFWGGIVFSAILSLGFAALVTSLGHPMLPFLSFENWYWIVLLSLLIPFIADLGDFIFSALKRHFGIKDYGTFLRGHGGILDRLDSLITVAFAVAVIIILISNFTISGNPILI
- the trmFO gene encoding methylenetetrahydrofolate--tRNA-(uracil(54)-C(5))-methyltransferase (FADH(2)-oxidizing) TrmFO: MKQPINIIGAGLAGTEAAYYLADHHIPVRLFEMRPQKMTPAHHSEKFAELVCSNSLKSKHLDNACGLLKEEMRLLGSITMEAAAKSEVPSGNALAVDRDQFSQYIDSRIRNHPLIEVVNEEVKAIPDGITIIASGPLTSDELAENIQKLIGQDMLAFFDASAPIVEKDSLDLDILYRKSRYDQDEGSYLNSAMDEEQYRLFYRELINAKKAPIHDFDAQYFSGCMPIEVMASRGEDTIRFGPLKPKGLRRTADDHPYAVIQLRQDNAVDSLYNLVGFQTNLTYGEQERVFKLIPGLANARFVRYGLMHRNSYLKAPAVLNDNLSLKVRDDVFVAGQLSGVEGYVESAAMGILAAIFAKAKYEDKKIADPPIKSVIGALNYYLHFASIKDFAPMNANFGIIYGATKNNRQSTIDEALRSIREWKGTL
- the tsf gene encoding translation elongation factor Ts is translated as MGVDVKLIKELRETTGAGMMDCKKALEATDGNVDAAKDWLREKGITTIAKKEARIAAEGKTLVKICEKCGRAVILEVNCETDFVSNGEAFGNLVEQVAGIILDKDLKTVEEATEATKELFIDATIKMGEKLALRRFVIVELKDGEAFGSYSHMNGKINVLLVLNKSDEEVAKGLAMHIAANNPLYIDSTSIPADVIEHENEIQLEAAKNDPKLQDKNPDMLKNIIRGKVAKFLSESTLSEQVYLLDGEKKVGQFLKEKGLVVKQFIRYQVGEGIAKREDDFAKEVMEAAK
- the rpsB gene encoding 30S ribosomal protein S2, with protein sequence MASVLPDENRPLVTMKRLLEAGSHFGHQTRRWNPKMSKYIYGSRSGVHIIDLTQTVTKIEEAYAALKEIVLAGGKVLFVGTRKQYQDAVREEALRSGSFYITARWLGGTLTNFRTIQSRVRYLRDLEKQEEDGTLDLLPKKEAAGLRKEKEKLTKNLEGIKEMRKVPNAIFVIDPKVEHNAVNEARKLNIPVFAIVDTNADPDEVDYVIPANDDAIRSVRLILALAADAIVEAKGGNPVVAYAKDEDLVEEVTMDKAVSSKEAVVDKDQAPRRIRKESTDHSDKPLSDKAEHKVNKETAKAE
- the frr gene encoding ribosome recycling factor, with the translated sequence MDELALEMQSNMDKTIANLEEQFKTLRTGRASSSVLDRIECDYYGDRIPVNQISSISIPEPRQILIKPYDRNDVRAIVEAISKSDLGINPINDGNQIRLVFPPLTEERRKDLVKTAKKYAEDSKVAIRNIRRDYLELLKASDEYSDDLKKRIEADIQKVTEDTNKKVESVFKEKEVEIMTI
- a CDS encoding isoprenyl transferase — protein: MAQKKPLEIVRIPNHIAIIMDGNGRWAKKRLLPRTAGHRVGAKNIFTIADAAIENKVKVLSIFAFSTENWNRPQDEIDFLFGYLESEFNKRLPELMQKDIRIIFSGFPEPLPLSTQAVIKEAMAKTKDNQGLILNICLNYGGQKDIVQAVKKIAHDVQMGKISVDEVNEDNFKAALLTNPLPDVDLLIRTSGEMRISNFMLYQMAYAEFYFTNTLWPDFKKGDFQKAILAYNKRDRRYGGIKNER
- a CDS encoding tyrosine-type recombinase/integrase, producing the protein MIALLNDFLVYLRLNRNYSPRTISSYQLDCQDFYGFLLNVGVEDQKVTIEDIRQYLVTQLTKGLSRRTIKRRLSALRSYYDFLESKKIVEINPFSLVNSPKAEKRYPEVLDQANAQLLLDTNYKRKDQLMIRDQTLLYFLLDSGLRVSELTNLDFLWVDINQRVMRIRGKGNKDRIVPFSVEAKESLVRYRDELRPILIGKNRDARNSTVVFLSATGRKLTPRGVEYILDEIQKKTGLFIHLHPHLLRHTFATQLLDKGADLRLIQELLGHASISTTQVYMHVSSQAMQREYFASHPRARLNRAEEIVDFKGKKEEK
- the pyrH gene encoding UMP kinase; translated protein: MAKYKRVVLKLSGEALANKEEKLILNADKLKSVARSIAALTEGGVQVGVVIGAGNIWRGKLADAIGIERGTADYMGMLGTIINCLALQSTLEEIGLQARVLSAIEVEAVCEPYIKRRAIRHLEKGRVVIFAGGTGNPFFTTDSCAALRALDIEAEAILMAKNGVEGVYTGDPRTDRDAKFISHLTYAEMTKKQLKVMDQTAVSLLASSSIDTIVFNMADESNFVKAVNGEKVGTIISKGDINNG